A genomic region of Mesorhizobium sp. NZP2077 contains the following coding sequences:
- a CDS encoding ABC transporter permease, with translation MNALRWWQKGMVGVSLAVLAFLYLPIVILVVFSFNDSKVTSFPLAGFTLHWYEAFLSNEQMLRALSNSLVVASFATALSVVIGVAAALALDRYEFPGKRLFQNAILLPLSLPGIVTGIAMLNFYKQIGIPQSLTAVVIGHATALLGVVVSQVMARLAKLNRRQLEASADLGATSVETFRRVTLPAIRSSIFGSALLCFTLSFDEIPVTYFLTGREVTLPIYIYSTLRRGITPEINAVGTVIVAVSFVLIILSVTLLRDRRES, from the coding sequence GTGAATGCACTAAGATGGTGGCAAAAGGGCATGGTGGGCGTCAGCCTCGCGGTGCTCGCCTTTCTGTATCTGCCGATCGTCATCCTGGTCGTCTTTTCCTTCAACGACAGCAAGGTCACGTCCTTTCCCCTGGCTGGCTTCACGCTTCACTGGTACGAGGCGTTCCTCTCCAACGAACAGATGCTGCGCGCGCTGTCGAACAGCCTCGTGGTCGCCTCGTTCGCGACGGCGCTCAGCGTCGTCATCGGCGTGGCCGCCGCGCTCGCGCTCGACCGCTACGAGTTCCCCGGCAAGCGGCTTTTTCAGAACGCAATCCTGCTGCCGCTCAGCCTTCCAGGCATCGTCACGGGCATCGCCATGCTGAACTTCTACAAGCAGATCGGTATCCCACAAAGCCTGACGGCGGTGGTGATCGGTCACGCCACGGCGCTACTCGGCGTTGTCGTCTCACAAGTGATGGCGCGTCTCGCCAAGCTTAATCGCCGGCAGCTCGAGGCGTCCGCCGACCTGGGGGCGACCTCTGTCGAGACCTTCCGGCGCGTGACCCTCCCAGCCATCAGAAGTTCGATCTTCGGCTCCGCGCTGCTGTGCTTCACCCTGTCCTTCGACGAGATACCCGTCACCTATTTCTTGACCGGGCGCGAGGTCACGCTGCCGATCTACATCTATTCGACGCTGCGGCGCGGCATCACGCCCGAGATCAACGCCGTCGGAACAGTGATCGTCGCTGTGTCCTTCGTCCTCATCATCCTCTCGGTCACGCTGCTGCGCGACCGCCGTGAATCATAG
- a CDS encoding aldehyde dehydrogenase has protein sequence MDASTYTHDFWRTKAGSLEFRTQHFIDGAYVGSVDGRTFPTINPATGETIADVARGGEAEIDRAVIAARKAFKSGVWSRMDPRGRMAVLEKFSGLIASNAEEFAILDSLDMGKPVMDMINIDIPGSVMSLKFFSETIDKIEGAVTATTASALHYILRQPLGVVGLIVPWNYPLMMAAWKLGPALATGNSVVLKPAEQSPLSANLLAELFIEAGGPPGVLNVVHGLGEEAGKALALHNDVDKIGFTGSTEVGKLLMIYSGQSNMKRVSTECGGKTPQIILGDFDDLDTAVTYAVNGIYGNQGEVCNAGSRILVDRSIHDDFVERFAARTKQSFVLGDPLDPSTTIGPLVTASHQKRVLSYIDIGRQEGASLRFGGGTLASAPSGAYVEPTLFTGVNNNMRIAREEIFGPVATIIPVDGAEDAIAIANDSIYGLAASIWTRDISKAHTFARDIEAGVVWVNCFDHGDMTSIWGGYKQTGNGRDKCLEALSQYTQTKSVWVNLG, from the coding sequence ATGGATGCCTCGACCTATACCCACGACTTCTGGCGGACCAAGGCCGGGTCGCTTGAATTCCGCACGCAGCACTTCATCGATGGAGCCTATGTTGGCTCCGTCGACGGACGAACCTTCCCGACGATCAACCCGGCGACCGGCGAGACGATCGCGGACGTCGCCCGCGGTGGCGAGGCCGAGATCGACCGTGCGGTGATCGCGGCTCGCAAGGCGTTCAAGTCAGGTGTGTGGTCGCGTATGGACCCACGCGGTCGGATGGCGGTACTTGAGAAATTCTCTGGCCTCATCGCATCCAATGCCGAGGAGTTCGCGATCCTTGACAGTCTCGACATGGGCAAACCCGTGATGGACATGATAAACATCGACATCCCCGGATCGGTCATGTCCCTGAAGTTCTTCTCCGAAACGATCGACAAGATCGAAGGCGCGGTGACCGCGACGACGGCCAGCGCGTTGCACTACATCCTCAGGCAGCCCCTGGGCGTGGTCGGCTTGATCGTGCCTTGGAACTATCCATTGATGATGGCGGCCTGGAAACTCGGCCCGGCCCTGGCGACCGGTAACTCCGTCGTTCTGAAGCCGGCTGAACAATCCCCATTGTCGGCAAACCTGCTTGCAGAACTCTTCATCGAAGCGGGCGGTCCTCCAGGCGTTCTCAATGTGGTCCACGGTCTTGGCGAGGAAGCGGGAAAGGCGCTCGCTCTTCACAACGACGTCGACAAGATCGGCTTCACGGGCTCCACGGAAGTCGGCAAGCTGCTGATGATCTACTCTGGACAGTCGAACATGAAGCGGGTCAGCACCGAATGTGGCGGCAAGACCCCGCAAATCATCCTCGGCGACTTCGACGATCTCGACACCGCCGTTACCTATGCCGTCAACGGTATCTATGGCAACCAGGGCGAGGTCTGCAACGCCGGATCGCGCATCCTGGTCGACAGGAGCATCCACGACGATTTCGTCGAACGGTTTGCCGCCCGCACCAAGCAGAGCTTCGTGCTCGGCGATCCGCTCGATCCATCGACCACCATTGGGCCACTCGTCACCGCATCGCACCAGAAGCGGGTGCTGAGCTACATCGACATCGGCCGGCAGGAAGGGGCTTCGCTGAGGTTCGGCGGGGGCACGCTGGCGTCCGCGCCATCGGGAGCCTATGTCGAGCCGACGCTGTTCACGGGCGTCAACAACAACATGCGGATCGCGCGCGAGGAAATCTTCGGGCCCGTAGCGACCATCATTCCCGTAGACGGGGCCGAGGACGCAATCGCAATCGCCAACGATTCCATCTACGGCCTGGCGGCATCCATATGGACACGCGACATTTCGAAAGCCCACACGTTCGCTCGTGACATCGAAGCCGGCGTCGTCTGGGTCAACTGCTTCGACCATGGCGACATGACTTCGATCTGGGGTGGGTACAAGCAGACCGGCAACGGGCGCGACAAGTGCCTCGAAGCGCTGTCACAGTACACGCAGACCAAGTCGGTGTGGGTAAACCTGGGCTGA
- a CDS encoding SDR family NAD(P)-dependent oxidoreductase, whose translation MDNLTSKVALVTGGSRGLGREIALGLANEGCDVAVHFNADKQSADAVVDEIKAKGRRAVAIGADLSDPARAAELVRMVGASLGSIDVLVNNAGINPSRTIDQVSGQDWERSLQVNLSPAFHTTQTALPEMRRRKWGRLIFISSIAAQTGGIIGPHYAASKAGLIGLAHYYANALAKEGITANVLAPALIETDMITNNPAIKPTLIPVGRFGQPDEVASVAVNLARNGYITGQTININGGWYMSS comes from the coding sequence ATGGACAATCTAACTTCCAAGGTCGCACTTGTTACCGGCGGCTCGCGGGGCCTTGGCCGGGAAATCGCCCTTGGTCTGGCCAATGAAGGGTGCGACGTCGCAGTTCACTTCAATGCCGACAAACAATCCGCCGACGCTGTCGTCGATGAGATAAAGGCCAAAGGCCGCAGGGCCGTGGCCATCGGCGCCGATCTTTCCGATCCAGCGCGGGCCGCGGAACTCGTGCGGATGGTGGGGGCTTCCCTGGGATCGATCGACGTGCTCGTCAACAATGCGGGGATCAATCCCTCCAGGACGATCGACCAGGTATCAGGGCAAGATTGGGAGCGATCCCTTCAGGTCAACCTGAGTCCCGCTTTCCACACCACCCAAACGGCGCTGCCGGAGATGCGGCGGCGCAAGTGGGGCCGCCTCATCTTTATCTCTTCGATCGCTGCGCAAACCGGCGGCATCATCGGTCCCCACTATGCCGCCAGCAAGGCTGGTCTCATCGGTCTCGCTCACTACTACGCCAACGCCCTTGCCAAGGAAGGCATCACCGCCAATGTCCTTGCTCCGGCGTTGATCGAGACGGACATGATCACGAACAATCCTGCAATCAAACCAACGCTGATCCCGGTTGGTCGTTTCGGCCAGCCGGACGAAGTCGCCTCGGTTGCCGTCAACCTTGCACGGAACGGCTACATCACCGGGCAGACGATCAACATCAATGGCGGCTGGTACATGAGTTCCTGA